From a region of the Ardenticatena maritima genome:
- a CDS encoding M28 family peptidase, whose protein sequence is MQDWRTLLVALTLTLSLAVGCQAQPSSPPRPKTFDSERALAYANQQCAFGPRPTGSPAIQKTRAWLRETLEAQGWSVREQRGTFRGVEIVNLVATQGAGRPILIGAHYDTRPRADRDPANPEGWILGGNDGASGVAVLLELATVLDVPDNLQVQLAFFDAEDRGDIDGWPFSVGAEQFAANPPTPQPEAVIILDMIGDRDLQIYRERNSDPTLTDTLFNIADELGYLDNGFYNEPRWTIIDDHLPFIQRGIPAVDLIDFDYPAWHTMDDTCEQLSAESLHKVGRVIETWVERGAPYALEQ, encoded by the coding sequence ATGCAAGATTGGCGCACGCTCCTCGTCGCTCTGACACTGACCTTGAGCCTGGCAGTTGGCTGCCAGGCTCAACCATCTTCTCCACCTCGTCCCAAAACGTTCGATAGCGAGCGCGCGCTCGCATACGCCAACCAACAATGCGCATTTGGACCACGCCCAACCGGTTCACCCGCTATTCAAAAAACGCGCGCCTGGTTGCGTGAGACCCTTGAAGCGCAAGGCTGGAGCGTTCGCGAACAACGTGGTACATTCCGCGGCGTCGAAATCGTCAACCTTGTTGCCACACAAGGCGCAGGACGGCCTATCCTCATTGGTGCGCACTACGACACCCGCCCCCGCGCCGACCGCGACCCCGCCAACCCAGAAGGCTGGATTTTAGGAGGGAACGACGGCGCCAGCGGTGTCGCCGTTCTGCTCGAACTCGCAACAGTGCTCGATGTTCCTGACAACCTGCAAGTACAGCTCGCTTTTTTCGACGCTGAAGACCGCGGCGACATTGACGGCTGGCCTTTCTCCGTTGGCGCCGAACAATTTGCCGCAAACCCGCCCACACCACAGCCAGAAGCCGTCATCATCCTTGACATGATTGGCGACCGCGATTTGCAAATCTACCGCGAACGCAATTCCGACCCCACCCTCACCGATACACTCTTCAACATTGCCGACGAACTCGGGTATCTCGACAACGGCTTCTACAACGAACCCCGCTGGACCATCATTGACGACCACCTTCCCTTCATTCAACGTGGCATCCCCGCTGTTGACCTGATTGACTTCGATTACCCTGCATGGCACACGATGGACGATACCTGCGAACAGCTCAGCGCCGAAAGCCTTCACAAAGTCGGACGCGTTATTGAAACGTGGGTGGAACGCGGCGCACCATACGCGCTCGAACAATAA
- a CDS encoding TRAP transporter substrate-binding protein, which yields MKRREFLELAAKGALGVGALGLVGCNAQQSGSTENAQEIQQEAANDNALPELEWQMATSWPPSLDTIYGGAVIFAERVTELTGGKFRIQARAAGELAPGLQVLDVVAQGAVPIGHTASYYYVGKTPAVAFGTSVPFGLTAQQQNAWLYEGGGLDLLQELYRERFNVIQFPAGNTGVQMGGWFRKEISTPDDMRGLKMRIPGLGGQVMDRLGVTVQVLPGGEIFQALQTGAIDAAEWVGPYDDEKLGLHKAAKFYYYPGWWEPGPTLEVQVNLDEWNKLPDVYKAAIRTAAFEANMVMLARYDARNNEALQRLLNEGVELRPYSDEILKAAEEAAFSLYDELSQQDADFKSIFEQWKQFREGIYRWHSTNEVSFAKYYSKPFTG from the coding sequence ATGAAACGGCGCGAATTCCTGGAACTGGCGGCGAAAGGCGCCCTTGGCGTTGGTGCGCTTGGATTGGTGGGGTGTAATGCCCAACAATCTGGAAGCACTGAAAACGCGCAGGAAATCCAGCAGGAAGCAGCCAACGACAACGCGTTGCCGGAATTGGAATGGCAAATGGCAACGTCGTGGCCCCCGTCGCTGGACACGATTTATGGCGGGGCGGTTATCTTCGCTGAACGTGTGACTGAATTGACGGGGGGGAAATTCCGCATTCAGGCGCGTGCGGCGGGTGAACTCGCGCCGGGGCTCCAGGTGCTTGACGTTGTCGCGCAGGGGGCTGTGCCGATTGGCCACACGGCATCGTACTACTATGTCGGCAAGACGCCGGCGGTCGCGTTTGGTACGTCGGTGCCGTTTGGGTTGACGGCTCAGCAACAAAACGCCTGGCTGTATGAAGGTGGTGGCCTCGATTTGCTGCAAGAACTCTATCGCGAACGCTTCAATGTCATTCAATTCCCGGCGGGGAACACCGGCGTGCAAATGGGGGGCTGGTTCCGCAAGGAAATTAGCACGCCTGATGACATGCGCGGTTTGAAGATGCGTATTCCCGGCTTGGGCGGGCAGGTGATGGACCGCCTGGGCGTGACGGTGCAGGTGTTGCCTGGTGGCGAAATTTTCCAGGCGTTGCAAACCGGGGCGATTGACGCCGCCGAGTGGGTGGGTCCTTACGACGACGAAAAACTGGGCTTGCACAAAGCCGCCAAGTTCTACTACTACCCCGGTTGGTGGGAACCCGGCCCAACGCTGGAAGTGCAAGTCAACCTGGATGAGTGGAACAAACTTCCCGATGTGTATAAAGCCGCCATCCGCACGGCCGCCTTTGAAGCCAATATGGTGATGCTGGCGCGCTACGATGCCCGCAACAATGAAGCGTTGCAGCGCTTGCTCAACGAAGGCGTCGAATTGCGCCCGTACAGCGATGAGATTTTGAAAGCGGCTGAAGAAGCGGCCTTCTCGTTGTATGATGAATTGTCGCAACAGGACGCCGACTTCAAGAGCATTTTCGAGCAGTGGAAGCAATTCCGCGAAGGGATTTACCGCTGGCACAGCACCAACGAAGTCTCGTTTGCGAAGTATTACAGCAAGCCGTTTACTGGCTAA
- the trmFO gene encoding FADH(2)-oxidizing methylenetetrahydrofolate--tRNA-(uracil(54)-C(5))-methyltransferase TrmFO: protein MNMKKDPYGNIDVIVVGGGLAGSEAAWQLAQRGVRVALYEMRPVKSTPAHVTDRLAELVCSNSLGAQMIDRASGLLQEEMRRMGSLILAAANKAAVPAGGALAVDREVFAETVTRLLSEHPLIEIRREEVTRIPTERPTIIATGPLTSEALAEDIKRITGEEYLYFYDAMAPIVEADSIDMSIAFRASRYGRGEQEEGDYINCPMTEEEYKAFVKALLEAETIQLRDFEREDPKFFERCLPIEEMARRGEQTLAFGPMRPVGLIDPRTGEQPYAVVQLRQDNIAGTLYNMVGFQTNLKWGEQARVFRMIPGLQNAEFVRMGQMHRNTFINSPVLLEPTMQFRKRPDLFFAGQITGVEGYVGNAGTGLVAGINAARLVQGKEPIVLPRETMLGALCWYVTHADPKEFQPMKANFGILPPLPKRIRNKRKRNEAYAKRALETLETILPEIQPVPTDHIITGSEVSNPQE, encoded by the coding sequence ATGAACATGAAAAAAGACCCTTACGGAAACATTGACGTGATTGTCGTCGGTGGGGGACTTGCTGGCTCAGAAGCAGCCTGGCAGCTCGCCCAGCGCGGCGTGCGCGTGGCACTCTACGAAATGCGCCCCGTCAAATCAACTCCCGCCCACGTAACAGACCGCCTGGCGGAACTCGTTTGCAGCAACTCCTTAGGCGCACAAATGATTGACCGCGCCTCAGGACTTTTGCAAGAAGAAATGCGCCGCATGGGCTCACTTATCCTCGCCGCCGCCAACAAAGCCGCTGTTCCTGCGGGCGGTGCATTAGCCGTTGACCGCGAAGTCTTCGCCGAAACCGTTACACGCTTGCTCAGCGAACATCCCCTCATTGAAATTCGACGCGAGGAAGTCACTCGCATCCCAACCGAACGCCCAACAATCATTGCAACGGGACCACTCACAAGCGAAGCTCTGGCTGAAGACATCAAGCGCATTACCGGCGAGGAATACCTTTACTTTTACGACGCTATGGCGCCCATCGTCGAAGCTGATTCAATTGACATGAGCATTGCCTTTCGTGCTTCCCGCTACGGGCGAGGCGAACAAGAAGAAGGCGACTACATCAACTGCCCCATGACAGAGGAAGAATACAAAGCCTTCGTCAAAGCCTTGCTTGAAGCCGAGACTATTCAGCTACGTGACTTTGAACGCGAAGACCCAAAATTCTTTGAGCGTTGCTTGCCCATTGAGGAAATGGCACGCCGCGGCGAGCAAACGCTTGCCTTTGGTCCCATGCGCCCCGTAGGGCTCATTGACCCACGCACAGGTGAACAACCCTACGCCGTCGTGCAACTCCGCCAAGACAACATCGCCGGCACGCTGTACAACATGGTTGGCTTCCAGACCAACCTCAAATGGGGCGAACAAGCGCGCGTTTTCCGCATGATTCCCGGCTTGCAAAACGCCGAATTTGTCCGCATGGGGCAAATGCACCGCAACACATTCATCAACTCGCCCGTGTTGCTGGAACCAACCATGCAGTTCCGCAAACGCCCCGACCTCTTCTTCGCCGGGCAAATCACAGGCGTGGAAGGATACGTCGGCAATGCAGGCACCGGTTTAGTTGCAGGTATCAATGCCGCGCGGCTTGTGCAAGGTAAAGAGCCCATCGTGCTCCCACGGGAAACAATGCTTGGGGCGCTCTGCTGGTACGTCACACACGCCGACCCCAAAGAGTTCCAACCAATGAAAGCCAATTTTGGCATTCTGCCGCCACTTCCCAAGCGCATCCGCAACAAACGCAAGCGCAACGAAGCCTACGCCAAGCGCGCTCTTGAAACATTGGAGACCATCCTGCCCGAAATCCAACCCGTACCGACAGACCACATCATCACCGGGAGCGAAGTCTCCAACCCGCAGGAGTAA
- a CDS encoding 3-hydroxyacyl-CoA dehydrogenase/enoyl-CoA hydratase family protein: MPKPIRRVVVLGSGTMGGGIAAHVANAGIPVYLLDIAPTSLTPEEEAKGLTLESPEVRNRIVNAGLERIKKSNPPALFSEKVLDLITVGNFEDNWEWVAEGDWIVEAVIENLEIKQNLMARVEATRKPDAIVSSNTSGIPIHKIAAGRSDDFRAHFLGTHFFNPPRYMYLLEVIPTPDTDPAVVERITWFAENILGKGVVIAKDTPNFIANRIGTFAGQYRVHYALQHGYTVEEVDTLTGPIIGNPKTATFRLADLVGIDVWNYVAENLYKAVPDDEMREYFKVPEPLAEMVRRGWLGNKTGQGFYKKTDNPDKKKRFWPINLQTLEYEEPKNPRFDIVGKVRKIEDIGERFRQIFAAADEDRGATFITETTLAMLTYASRRVPEIADRIIDVDRAMRWGFRVERGPFELWDLIGTRYVAELAEQRGHVVADWVKEMLAAGYESFYQWEAGDNVAYYDLYEKTYKPIENDARVVNLNALRHSGKELARNDSASLIDLGDGVLLLEFHSKMNALDDAIAEMGYRALDLLEKDEWVGLVVANQGENFSAGANVAMIGMAAASKQFDQIEQAVKNLQDLLMGFRFAPKPVVTAPHGLTLGGGAEVAMHGDLMVASAETYIGLVELGVGLIPAGGGCKEMLRRVVNPAVQDTQYVDPFPFLRKVFETIGMATVARSAVHGRELGFLSPCDRVVMNDRYRIGEAKKAVLELVARGYVPPARETARVYALGKRGLAALHTAIYGMLEGHYISEYDAHIARKLAYVLSGGDLDRPQWVPEQYILDLEREAFLSLTGEQKTLERIMHLLQTGKPLRN; encoded by the coding sequence ATGCCTAAACCAATCCGTCGCGTGGTCGTTCTCGGTTCTGGCACGATGGGGGGCGGTATTGCCGCTCACGTTGCCAACGCAGGCATCCCCGTTTACCTGCTCGACATTGCACCCACCTCGCTGACACCCGAAGAAGAAGCCAAAGGGCTGACGCTCGAATCGCCCGAAGTGCGCAACCGCATCGTCAACGCGGGGTTGGAGCGCATCAAGAAGAGCAACCCACCCGCCCTTTTCAGCGAAAAAGTGCTCGACCTCATTACCGTCGGGAACTTTGAAGACAACTGGGAGTGGGTTGCCGAGGGGGATTGGATTGTCGAAGCCGTCATCGAGAATCTGGAAATCAAGCAGAATTTGATGGCGCGTGTCGAAGCGACCCGCAAACCCGACGCCATCGTGAGCAGCAACACCAGCGGCATTCCCATTCACAAGATTGCCGCGGGGCGCAGCGACGACTTCCGCGCGCACTTCCTGGGCACGCACTTCTTCAACCCGCCGCGCTACATGTACCTGCTTGAAGTCATCCCCACCCCCGACACTGATCCCGCGGTGGTCGAACGCATCACCTGGTTTGCCGAAAACATCCTCGGCAAAGGCGTGGTCATCGCCAAAGATACGCCCAACTTCATCGCCAACCGCATTGGGACATTCGCCGGGCAATACCGCGTCCACTACGCTCTGCAACATGGCTACACCGTCGAAGAAGTGGACACGCTGACCGGACCCATCATCGGCAACCCGAAAACGGCAACCTTCCGGCTGGCGGACCTAGTGGGGATTGACGTTTGGAACTACGTTGCCGAAAACCTCTACAAAGCCGTGCCCGACGACGAAATGCGCGAATACTTCAAAGTGCCTGAGCCGCTGGCTGAAATGGTGCGCCGCGGCTGGCTGGGGAACAAGACCGGGCAAGGCTTCTACAAGAAGACCGACAACCCCGACAAGAAGAAACGCTTCTGGCCCATCAACCTGCAAACGCTCGAATACGAAGAACCCAAGAACCCGCGCTTCGACATCGTCGGCAAGGTGCGCAAAATCGAAGACATCGGCGAACGCTTCCGCCAGATTTTCGCCGCCGCCGATGAAGACCGTGGCGCAACATTCATCACCGAAACCACGCTGGCCATGCTCACCTACGCCAGCCGCCGTGTGCCCGAAATCGCCGACCGCATCATTGACGTTGACCGCGCCATGCGCTGGGGCTTCCGCGTGGAGCGTGGTCCGTTCGAGTTGTGGGACCTCATCGGCACGCGCTACGTGGCTGAACTGGCCGAACAGCGCGGGCATGTGGTCGCCGACTGGGTGAAGGAAATGCTCGCCGCCGGCTACGAATCCTTCTACCAGTGGGAAGCAGGCGACAATGTCGCCTACTACGACCTCTACGAAAAGACCTACAAGCCCATCGAAAACGACGCCCGCGTGGTCAACCTGAATGCGCTGCGGCACAGCGGCAAGGAACTCGCCCGCAACGATAGCGCCAGCCTGATTGACCTGGGCGACGGCGTGCTCTTGCTCGAATTCCACAGCAAGATGAACGCCCTCGATGACGCCATCGCCGAAATGGGCTACCGCGCGCTCGATCTGCTCGAAAAAGACGAGTGGGTGGGGCTGGTTGTCGCCAACCAGGGCGAAAACTTCTCCGCAGGCGCCAACGTCGCCATGATTGGGATGGCGGCGGCGTCCAAGCAATTCGACCAGATTGAACAAGCCGTCAAGAACCTGCAAGACCTGCTCATGGGCTTCCGTTTTGCGCCCAAACCCGTTGTGACCGCACCACACGGTTTGACGCTGGGCGGCGGCGCCGAAGTCGCCATGCACGGCGATTTGATGGTCGCCTCGGCGGAAACGTACATTGGCCTTGTTGAACTGGGTGTGGGGTTGATTCCCGCCGGTGGTGGGTGCAAAGAAATGCTCCGCCGCGTTGTCAACCCTGCCGTGCAGGATACCCAGTACGTTGACCCCTTCCCCTTCCTGCGCAAAGTGTTTGAAACCATCGGCATGGCAACCGTTGCCCGTAGCGCCGTGCATGGTCGCGAACTCGGCTTCCTTTCGCCCTGCGACCGCGTGGTGATGAACGACCGCTACCGCATCGGCGAAGCGAAAAAAGCCGTGCTCGAATTGGTGGCGCGTGGCTACGTACCACCGGCACGCGAAACCGCCCGCGTCTATGCACTTGGGAAGCGCGGCCTGGCGGCACTGCACACCGCCATCTACGGCATGCTGGAAGGCCACTACATCAGCGAATACGACGCGCACATCGCGCGCAAACTGGCGTATGTCCTCAGCGGCGGCGACCTCGACCGTCCGCAGTGGGTGCCCGAGCAATACATCCTCGACCTTGAACGCGAAGCCTTCCTCTCGCTGACAGGCGAACAAAAGACGCTCGAACGAATCATGCACCTGCTGCAAACGGGCAAACCGCTGCGCAACTAA
- a CDS encoding alpha-ketoacid dehydrogenase subunit beta → MPVKSVLEAIHDTLWNAMEADERVLVMGEDVGAKGGVFRVTAGFLEHFGEERVIDTPLAELGIVGVAIGMALNGLLPVAEIQFADFIHPAFDQIVNEAARIRYRSNGNWECPMVIRAPYGGGIHGALYHSQSVEGFFTHVPGLKVVAPSTPYDAAGLLWSSIQDRDPVLFLEHKKTYRLIKGEVPDGLFSIPIGKGQIVREGEDITVISYGMMLHHTLEAAERVAKDGISVEVVDPRTLRPLDEDLILSSVKKTSKVLIVHEDNGFMGFGAEIAALIADQAFEWLDGPIKRLCGPEVPAMPYNDPQEHWFLPNPDKIEAAIRDLAAY, encoded by the coding sequence ATGCCAGTGAAAAGTGTGCTTGAAGCGATTCACGACACGCTTTGGAACGCCATGGAAGCCGACGAGCGCGTGCTTGTCATGGGCGAAGACGTGGGCGCGAAAGGCGGGGTCTTTCGCGTCACCGCCGGTTTTCTGGAACACTTTGGTGAAGAGCGTGTCATTGATACGCCGCTCGCCGAGTTGGGGATTGTCGGTGTGGCGATTGGCATGGCGTTGAACGGGTTGTTGCCCGTTGCCGAAATCCAGTTTGCCGACTTCATTCACCCTGCCTTTGACCAGATTGTGAACGAAGCCGCCCGCATTCGCTACCGCTCCAACGGCAATTGGGAATGCCCCATGGTCATTCGTGCGCCCTACGGTGGAGGGATTCACGGGGCGCTCTATCACAGCCAATCAGTTGAAGGCTTTTTCACACACGTGCCGGGCTTGAAAGTTGTCGCGCCCAGCACTCCTTACGATGCCGCCGGCTTGCTCTGGTCGTCCATTCAGGACCGCGACCCGGTGCTCTTCCTCGAACACAAGAAGACCTACCGCCTCATCAAGGGCGAAGTGCCCGATGGTTTATTCAGCATTCCCATTGGCAAAGGCCAGATTGTGCGCGAAGGGGAAGATATCACCGTGATTTCCTACGGGATGATGCTCCACCACACGCTGGAAGCCGCCGAGCGCGTGGCAAAAGACGGTATCAGTGTCGAAGTGGTGGACCCGCGCACGTTGCGCCCGCTGGATGAAGACCTCATCCTCTCGTCGGTCAAGAAGACCAGCAAAGTGCTCATTGTTCACGAAGATAACGGCTTCATGGGCTTTGGCGCGGAAATCGCCGCCCTGATTGCCGACCAGGCGTTTGAGTGGCTGGATGGCCCGATCAAGCGGCTGTGTGGTCCCGAAGTGCCCGCCATGCCCTACAACGACCCACAAGAACACTGGTTCTTGCCCAACCCGGACAAAATTGAAGCCGCCATTCGCGATTTGGCAGCCTACTAA
- a CDS encoding dihydrolipoamide acetyltransferase family protein, which translates to MATPIKMPQLGESVTEGTVGKWLKKVGEHVEKYEPLLEVISDKVDTEVTSTVSGVVLSIEVPEGETVPVGTVLAWVGEPGEKPGENGSAPAEAPAAPQPAAASTSATAPKPAADKSAAQRISPVVARLAAEHNIDLSQIQGSGRGGRITKKDVLRYLEEREKAAAQPAQPAAPQPAAPPPPKPAPAPEPPAPLPMTTAADVPLPSGEGELVPLTPMRKAIAEHMVRSKHTSPHVTTVHEVDLSRVVAHRNKHKAAFAAEGVRLTYTAYFVEAVAQTLKKHPMVNSTFTDQGILLKRAINIGVATAVQEGKGLLVPVLKHADELSLKGIARALGDLTERARSGKLTPDDVQGGTFTITNYGTNGAIIGTPIINQPQAAILGVGAMQKRVVVVEQDGMDAIAIRPMAYLTLTFDHRILDGAAADAFMRDLVAYLQNYPL; encoded by the coding sequence ATGGCAACACCAATCAAAATGCCCCAATTGGGCGAAAGCGTAACCGAAGGAACGGTTGGCAAGTGGCTGAAAAAAGTCGGCGAGCATGTCGAAAAGTATGAGCCGCTGCTGGAAGTCATTTCCGACAAGGTGGATACCGAAGTGACGTCCACCGTGTCGGGTGTTGTGCTTTCGATTGAAGTGCCCGAAGGTGAAACCGTGCCGGTGGGCACAGTTTTGGCCTGGGTTGGCGAGCCGGGCGAAAAGCCGGGTGAGAATGGCAGCGCGCCTGCCGAAGCGCCCGCTGCACCCCAGCCCGCGGCGGCGTCAACTTCTGCGACGGCGCCCAAACCTGCGGCTGACAAGTCCGCCGCACAGCGCATTTCGCCAGTTGTGGCGCGCCTTGCCGCTGAACACAACATTGACCTTTCGCAAATTCAAGGCAGTGGGCGCGGTGGGCGCATTACCAAGAAGGACGTGTTGCGCTATCTCGAAGAACGCGAGAAAGCCGCCGCCCAGCCCGCACAACCTGCGGCGCCGCAACCCGCTGCACCACCGCCGCCAAAACCCGCGCCTGCACCTGAACCGCCCGCACCCTTGCCTATGACCACCGCCGCCGACGTGCCGTTGCCGTCCGGCGAGGGCGAATTGGTGCCGTTGACGCCGATGCGCAAGGCGATTGCCGAGCACATGGTGCGCAGCAAACATACATCCCCGCACGTGACGACCGTGCACGAAGTGGATTTGAGCCGCGTGGTGGCGCACCGCAACAAACACAAAGCCGCCTTTGCCGCCGAAGGCGTGCGCCTGACCTACACGGCGTACTTTGTCGAAGCGGTGGCGCAGACGTTGAAGAAGCACCCCATGGTCAACTCGACGTTTACCGACCAGGGGATTTTGCTCAAACGCGCCATCAACATTGGCGTGGCAACCGCCGTACAAGAGGGCAAAGGCTTGCTTGTGCCGGTGCTCAAACATGCCGACGAACTGAGCCTGAAAGGGATTGCCCGCGCCTTGGGCGACCTGACCGAGCGCGCCCGCTCCGGCAAACTCACGCCCGATGATGTGCAAGGCGGCACCTTTACCATCACCAACTACGGCACGAACGGCGCGATTATTGGCACGCCCATCATCAACCAGCCCCAAGCGGCTATTTTGGGCGTAGGGGCGATGCAGAAGCGCGTTGTGGTGGTGGAGCAAGACGGCATGGATGCCATCGCCATTCGCCCCATGGCCTACCTGACCTTGACCTTCGACCATCGCATTCTCGATGGCGCCGCCGCCGACGCCTTCATGCGCGATTTGGTCGCCTACTTGCAAAACTATCCGCTGTAA
- the tsaA gene encoding tRNA (N6-threonylcarbamoyladenosine(37)-N6)-methyltransferase TrmO: MPNEICYTPIGFVENEFETWTPVDVLRNTTMRIVLNPDVVDGLLGMAPGMYIVVLFHFHQIDEVRLQLHPRDDPEQPLRGVFVTRTQYRPNPIGMTVAQVVAVEGNVITVRGLDALNRTPVLDIKPFVSDFDTAVDFF; the protein is encoded by the coding sequence ATGCCGAACGAGATTTGCTACACGCCAATTGGCTTCGTTGAAAATGAATTTGAGACGTGGACGCCTGTGGATGTTTTGCGCAATACGACCATGCGCATTGTTCTCAACCCGGATGTTGTGGATGGGTTGCTCGGCATGGCGCCCGGCATGTATATCGTGGTGCTCTTTCATTTTCACCAGATTGATGAAGTTCGCTTGCAGCTGCATCCCCGCGACGACCCTGAACAACCGTTGCGCGGTGTTTTTGTGACGCGCACGCAGTATCGCCCCAACCCAATTGGGATGACGGTGGCGCAGGTCGTCGCCGTTGAAGGCAATGTGATAACGGTTCGCGGTTTGGATGCATTGAATAGAACGCCTGTGCTTGACATAAAACCATTTGTCAGCGATTTCGATACGGCAGTGGATTTCTTCTGA
- a CDS encoding acetyl-CoA C-acyltransferase produces the protein MSKREAVIVAGVRTAVGKAPRGSLRTKRPDDLAADVLKGLLERVPQLDPAEIEDVIMGCAMPEGEQGLNIGRVAVMRAGLPHSVAGITVNRFCSSGLQTIAMAAQAIEFGSADVVIAGGVESMSMVPMTGHYFAPNPHLALHYPEAFISMGLTAEKVAEKYGISREEQDEFAYRSHQLAIKAIDEGKFKDEIVPVEVEEVSVTPDGERVVRTKVFDTDEGPRRDTSLEALARLRPVFRADGTVTAGNSSQTSDGAAAVLLMTREKAEELGLKPIARVVSFSVGGVPPEIMGIGPVAAVPKALKRAGLTMDDIDLIELNEAFAAQSLAVIRQLEMPLEKVNVNGGAIALGHPLGCTGAKLTVQIINELRRRKARYGLVTMCIGGGMGAAGVIENLDL, from the coding sequence ATGAGCAAACGAGAAGCAGTGATTGTCGCTGGCGTTCGCACCGCAGTGGGCAAAGCGCCCCGCGGTTCGTTGCGCACCAAGCGGCCGGATGATCTCGCCGCCGACGTGCTGAAGGGCTTGCTGGAACGCGTGCCCCAGCTCGACCCCGCCGAAATCGAAGACGTTATCATGGGGTGCGCCATGCCCGAAGGCGAACAAGGGTTGAACATCGGGCGCGTTGCCGTCATGCGGGCGGGGTTGCCGCACAGCGTGGCCGGCATCACCGTCAACCGCTTCTGCTCCAGCGGGTTGCAAACCATCGCCATGGCGGCGCAAGCCATCGAATTCGGGAGCGCCGACGTGGTTATTGCGGGAGGGGTGGAAAGCATGAGCATGGTGCCCATGACAGGGCATTACTTCGCCCCCAACCCGCACCTGGCGCTGCACTACCCCGAAGCCTTCATCAGCATGGGGTTGACGGCGGAAAAAGTCGCTGAAAAGTACGGCATCAGCCGCGAAGAGCAAGACGAATTCGCCTATCGCAGCCACCAGTTGGCGATCAAAGCCATTGACGAAGGCAAGTTCAAAGATGAAATCGTGCCCGTCGAGGTCGAAGAGGTCAGCGTGACCCCCGACGGCGAGCGCGTGGTGCGCACAAAAGTCTTTGACACCGACGAAGGCCCACGCCGCGATACCAGCCTGGAAGCACTGGCACGCTTGCGCCCCGTCTTCCGCGCCGACGGCACAGTCACCGCGGGGAACTCCTCGCAAACCAGCGACGGCGCGGCGGCAGTGTTGCTGATGACGCGCGAAAAAGCCGAAGAACTGGGGCTGAAGCCGATTGCCCGCGTGGTGAGCTTCTCGGTCGGCGGTGTGCCGCCTGAGATCATGGGGATTGGTCCGGTAGCGGCGGTGCCCAAAGCGCTCAAACGCGCCGGCCTGACCATGGACGACATTGACCTCATTGAGCTGAACGAAGCCTTTGCCGCTCAATCGCTGGCGGTCATTCGCCAGCTGGAAATGCCGCTCGAAAAGGTCAACGTCAACGGTGGCGCGATTGCATTGGGGCACCCGTTGGGCTGCACCGGCGCCAAACTGACGGTGCAAATCATCAACGAATTGCGCCGCCGCAAAGCCCGCTATGGGCTGGTGACCATGTGCATTGGCGGCGGTATGGGCGCCGCCGGGGTGATTGAAAACCTGGACCTGTAA
- a CDS encoding OsmC family protein: protein MAINARVSFKGGMKFEGTANSGHTVLMDAAEGKLGGENAGFRPMELMAISMGGCTGMDVVSLLRKMRQDFTDVQIEINAEQREEHPRHFVKVELVYHVWGRNLDPAKVEKAVSLSYERYCPAIATVRHVAEIVYRVEIHEVA from the coding sequence ATGGCAATCAACGCACGCGTCTCTTTCAAAGGTGGGATGAAATTTGAAGGTACGGCGAATTCAGGCCACACCGTGCTGATGGACGCCGCCGAGGGGAAATTGGGTGGCGAAAACGCCGGTTTCCGTCCCATGGAGTTGATGGCGATTAGCATGGGGGGGTGTACCGGCATGGATGTGGTGTCGTTGTTGCGTAAAATGCGCCAGGACTTTACCGATGTGCAAATTGAAATCAACGCTGAGCAGCGCGAGGAGCACCCCCGCCACTTTGTCAAGGTCGAATTGGTGTATCATGTGTGGGGGCGCAATCTCGATCCGGCGAAGGTGGAAAAGGCTGTCTCACTCTCCTACGAACGCTATTGCCCGGCGATTGCCACAGTGCGCCATGTAGCTGAAATCGTGTACCGTGTTGAGATTCACGAAGTGGCTTGA